The Fusobacterium sp. IOR10 genome segment TAGATATCTCTTTTTAAAACATTTATTAAATTATTTTCAATAATTTTTTCCTCATAGCTATTCCTTACCATCTTTAAAATATTAAAATTAAAATTAAATACTATTATAAAATCTAATACTATTATAAAAAATAAAGTTAAAGATATTGTAACCTCTAATATGTTCCCCTTTATTTTCATATAATTTCCTCTAAAATCTTTAAGATAAAATATGATGAAATTATTATAGGGGCAAATGCAAGTTGGGTTTCTACTGAATTTCTTTTTCTTCTTACTTTGACTACTATTAAATAAATAAAAATTCCTATTATAGAAATAATATTATAATATGTCATTACTTCGAAAATAGAGGTGTAACTATTATAGAAACCTATTGACATCATTAGTTTAACATCTCCAAATCCAATCAATTCTACTTTATAAATTTCACTTATATATCCATAAATAAATAATAAAATTATTGGATATACTCCCATCCCTATAAAAGAAGCTTCAAAACTAAAATTGAAAAATATTATCTTTAGCATTTTTAAAAATATTATTCCTAAATTTAAAGTGTTTGGTATAATATAATTTTTAGAGTCTATATAGCATATGAAGATTAAGTCTATTATAAATAAAATATTTATAATCATTGCCATATTATAGTTCTC includes the following:
- a CDS encoding prepilin peptidase, with the translated sequence MAMIINILFIIDLIFICYIDSKNYIIPNTLNLGIIFLKMLKIIFFNFSFEASFIGMGVYPIILLFIYGYISEIYKVELIGFGDVKLMMSIGFYNSYTSIFEVMTYYNIISIIGIFIYLIVVKVRRKRNSVETQLAFAPIIISSYFILKILEEII